GTGAGCGGCCGTGGCGGCAGGGCTGTCCCCCCGTGCGGCCGGGGGACACGAGGGGCCGTGCCGCGCTCGGCCGGGCGCAGGGAGTCGTGCGTGTCCCACTCGGGTCGGAGCGAGCGCCAGCAATAACGTTTGTTGTACTCCAAACCTGGcatttaaggaaaagaaaaaaaaaaaaacaaaaacaaaacaaaaaaaaagatgggaaGCCTCCCCAGCCGCGCATGTTGTCCTCATCACTTCCAGAACGAGTTCTGTTTCCGAGGATTTTAGGTtcttttatttggttttctgtttgttttctgtatcTTGGATCGGCGGAGTGTGTGGGAAGGGTTTGAGCCGTTTGTTTGAGTCCAGAGAGGTAGCTGAGTGTTCCAAAGGGAATTCCAATGGATTTCCATGAATGTGATGGCTTGGGGATGACAAGCTCATGTTTCTCCTTCTCCATTTCCACTGCCATGGAAGCGAACTCCTGGATACCCCCAGGTACCTCGGAGTCGGACCCAGTTCACATCCTGCTCCTGTTAAAGCTTGGCTCCGATTCCCTGCTGGCTTTGAGGAGAAGCTTAAAACACCTCCTTTATGGGTTCTtttgtgtttggggagaagGGAATGCAGAGTGACCCCGTGCAAATGCCTGCTGTCCGGCCATGGAGGGCCGGGCAGTGAAGAATTAGGGAgatgtgaggaggaggaggagaggctcCGGCGCCGCTGTGGCTCTGACGTCGGGCAGTGGGATATCCCGGCAGCGCAGGGACGGTACGAGCTCTCCTGGAATGGCAGACCTGGGAACCAGACCAGCCTTGGGGAAAGCCTGGATGATCCCCACATCTCCCTGGAGGCCGCAAAGCTTCAGGGAAGGGATCGTCCTGCTCCGGCTCCCGGGAAGAGGATGgggaggctgctgctccccaggaacGGAGATGTTCCCCCGTGGGTGAAGCTGAGGATCACTCGATATCAAGGGATTGGATGAACACTAAATGCTCTTCCTGGAGGGCCAGGACCTGGAGACCTGGGTGGTTCCTGATGGATCCTGCATCCAGGTGCTGCCTTCAGCAGGTTCGAGGGGGAACGAGCCAATCTTGACGTGCACGAAAAGCCCTGTGTGGAAATGAGGCTGAAATCCCACAGAAACGGGAAAATAGAAACTACCTGTGTATCCAACCCCCGGAACCTCCTCACAGCTGGTTCCGGGTGGGGCGGGATTCCCCCGGGATTCCCCCTGGGATCCTGGGGACTTTTGGGGGATCTCACTCATCCCCTGAGCCTGGGGGCCGGGATGAGCTCCGGGAGGGAGCGGGAGGGAGAAGGCCGTCAGCAATAACTGTAGTCACTGCGCCTTTCCTTAATTATTCCTAAAAATAGCATAGAATAGCCAAAAACCTCCCAAATCCGCCGGATTTCTGGTGCCTCATCGCTGCCTCCTTCGTGGCCGGCACCGAGATCCCAGCTCCGGCACCGAAATCCCCTTTTCCAGCACTGAAATCTCCTTGTCCGGCGCCAGGACTCGGTGCCCAGGACACGTCCCGCCCGCGGGCAGGGCTCGGCGGCGTTCCTGTGGGAAGCGCCTTCATCCCCAGGAGGGGGAGGATGGACGCGGTACCCGCGTGTTTCTGCTCcccccagaaaacaaaaaacaaaaaaacgTGCGCCGGAAAGAAAACGTTttataaattgtattttaaataaatgtctttAAACTTTTCACGGCTTTATGGCTCCCTCCTTTTGTCCTCGTGTCTGCCAGGGGCAGCTTTTAGGTGGCAGGTGTGTAAAAATCCACCAGGAAGGTGAAATCTGGGAGCCTTTGCCCATAATTTCCACCCAAAACCAGAGGATTTTACCCCGTTTTTAGGATGGTTGGGAGGAGTGGTCCAAGGAGGGTGGAAAGGGAAGATGTGAATCCCAAGTGTGGATGTGAGTGCTGTCTCTCCctggaggagaaaagcaaatcAGTTAATTCAACTCATTTAATCGAATGTGATTATTTTgttgctctgtgctgggttccCCCTGGGTGTTGTGCTCCATAATGTCCAGAGAAGGTGCTGGAACTTCCTGGGGTGAGGAATCCgggagccctggcagctcccacagccctcGGCTCCCTTGGAATTCTGATGATTTTTATCTACTTACAATAGAAATAATGCaaacatataatattaatataatattaacattttaatagactatagaaatattaataaattaattaatatagaAGAAACATAATTATATGTAATATACAACCCAGTAtctaatacatatatttaacATCGTATCTATCTTAGAGAACCTACAATGCTATAATACATAGTATATAACGCTGTAATATAAATCAATGGAAATAGTAGACTCCACTATCTGATTTATAAGATTTATAAAATGACCTGATTTATAAAAGCAGTGAAACCTGTGGGTTTCGTGGCTCGGGGCCCAGAGCCAGTACCAGTTTCCGCAGCGAACTGGGACCAGTTTCCGCAACGCCCCGCACCGGGTCCTCCCGCCCGCTAGGGGGCGCCGCGGGTGCGGAAGCGCCTCTCTCCGCCGGGCCCCGCCCCGTCCTGGGCGGCCTGAGGCACCCCCGGGGTACTACCGAGGTACCATCGAGGCGGCGGGGCCGCAATGGCGGCCGAGGCAGAGGAGGAGTACGAGTCGGTGCTGTGCGTGAAGCCGGCGGTGCTCGTGTACCGGGTGCCGCCGCGGGCGTCCAACCGCGGCTACAGGTGGGGCCCGCGCCCGCCCGCGGGGTGTCAGCGCTTCCTGGCGTGGGGGGGCTCCCCCTCTCCCCGCGGGTTTTGTGGGGTCCCCTCCTCGTGAGGTGTGCGGGGCTTGTGGCTCCCAGAGGTGTTCGGGGTCTCTCCCTCCCTGTGGGGCAGCAATAACTGCTCCTCATGGGGTATCTCAGCCCTTCGGTGAGAAAGCTCAGCCCCCGTGGGTTCCCTCAGGTGGTGTCTGTGCCCTCATCCCACCCCGTGGGCTGTCTCCATCCCCCCCGTGTGTTTTGGGGTTCCCACCCCATCAGTGACCCCCAGCCCAAGGCCGTCCTGCCACAGCCGCCTGTCCCTAACAAAACTTCGGCTCTGGAAACTCCGCGGAAAGGGAACCGAAACCTCCCGCGCAGCTCTTGCCTGCTCCCCGCCCAAACGCAGCAGCTGTTTTGGGGTGAAACGAGCCATTTTGTGACAAACTGTCCCCACCCTGGCCCTgtcagcaggcagaggagctcCGTGGGTGCCCcggggcagcacagggactgtGGGTGACACGGAGGCTGTGGCAGGCGCGGGGGCTGTGGGTGGCACGGGGGctgtgggtggcacaggggcTATGGCGGCACAGAGGCTGTGTGCAAGCATGGGGGCTGTGGGGtacaggggctgtgggagcacgGGGGCTGTGGGCTATACAGGGGCTGTGGTCAGGCACGGGGGCTGTGGGTGGCACAGGAGCGGCACAGAGGCTGTGTGCAAGCATGGGGGCTGTGGGCGGCACGGGGGCTGTGGGCTATACAGGGGCTGTGGTCAGGTACAGGGGCCGTGGGCggcactggggctgtgggtggcacaggggcagcacGGGGGCTGTGTGCAAGcatgggggctgtgggggcacaggggctgtgggctATACAGGGGCTGTGGtcaggcactggggctgtgggtggcacaggggcagcacGGTGGCTGTGGGCGGTACGGGGGCTGTGAGTGATACAGGGGATGTGGGTGGCACGGGGGctgtgggtggcacagggactgTGGGTGGCACGGGGGATGTGAATGGCACGGGGGctgtgggtggcacagggactgtgggcggcacaggggctgtgggtggcacGGGGGATGTGGGTGGCACGGGGGCTGTGGGTGGCACGGGGGATGTGGGTGGCACGGGGGctgtgggtggcacaggggcTATGGTGGCACgggggctgtgggcagcaccGGGCTCaggctccctcctgctccccagggccgCCGAGTGGCAGCTGGACCAGCCCGCCTGGAGCGGCCGCCTGCGGATCACGGCCAAGGGCAGCACGGCCTTCATCAAGCTGGAGGACAAGAGCTCGGGTGAGGGGGATCGCGGGGCTCCGGGCGAGCGGCGCTGCGGGCTGGGCCCGGCGTTACCCGGCCCCTTGCTGTGTTCCAGGAGAGCTCTTTGCCCAGGCTCCTGTGGAGCAGTTCCCCGGCATCGCTGTGGAGGGCGTGACGGACTCCAGCCGATACTTTGTCATCCGCATTGAAGATGGGAACGGTGCGTCCCGCACAGCCGCGGACCCCGCAGAGCCCTCGCTGCTGCTGTTCGGGAGGGATTCCTGCTTCCCATGGCCGAGTGTTCCCTGCAcgggagcagagggaggagctGCCTCCCTGCCACGGCTCTGACCTTGGCCCGGAACAAAAACTCTTGGGTTTGGCTGCTCAGCGTTGGCAGGAGGATGCAGGAACACCCCCCTGCTGCCAGTTAATTAAAAAGCTGTTTGTACTGTGCAGCCAACGAGGTCAAAcacctggagaagggagggctctgggctgacctaattgtggccttccagtccctaaaggggctccaggagagctggagagggagtAGGGACAAGGggtggagggacaggacacaggtaatggctcccactgccagagggcagggctggatggggtgttgggaattaggaattgttcctgtgagggtgggcaggccctggcacagggtgcccagagcagctgtggctccctGGTGTAGAAAACGGATTTTTTTaccctggcagtgtccagggTTAGAAGGGGCTTGGAGCtacctgggatagtggaaggtgtccctggccgtggaatggaatgggatttactgtccttccaacccaaaccattctgggattctgtgatcccCAGTCCCGTGGCTCAGTCTCCAgtgtcccagctccctctggaGGCAGCGCCAGGCACGGGGCTGTGCAGGATGGGgtatcccatccatccccatttccattcccatcccatcccatcccatcccatcccatcccatcccatcccatcccatccatccccattcccatcccatcccatcccatccccatttccattcccatccccatttccattcccatccccatttccattcccatcccatcccatccccatttccatccccatttccatccccatttccatccccatttccattcccatcccatcccatcccatcccatcccatcccatcccatcccatcccatcccatcccatcccatcccatcccatcccaatctcctctccctgcccaggccGCCGGGCGTTCATCGGGGTTGGCTTTGTGGACCGAGGGGATGCCTTTGACTTCAACGTGGCTCTCCAGGACCACTTCAAGTGAGTTTGTGCCTCTCCCTGTGTCCTCTCAGCTCTGTTTTTGGCAGGTCTCCTCCAGGAGAGGTGGAGaagtgggagctgggctgggcagctgtggtgggaagaggagggagctCACAGCTCTTCCTCTCTCCAGGATTTCCCAGCTTGTATCAGCAGCCTCCCAAACTGGGCATCCAAATTCCCACTCCAGCTTCCCCAATTTAATTCTTCTGCTTCCTATATCAGCTGTAAGGGGCTGCCctgaggggctgctccagctgctggggatggtggaatttggaattttggggttttggggttttggggttttggggagggatggatggatgtggTGCTGTCTGAGGGATCCGTGGGGCtctggcaggtgctgctgggaatCATCCCCTGGGTGCTCCCTCAGGTGAGGTCCCAGCTCACacctttgcagagctgctgccccagaggGATGGTCCTGAGCAGGATTTATTTGTCTGGGGgagcctggggcaggctgtgTCTCCTTTTCCATGGATTTAATTCCCACAGGTGGGTGAGGCAGCAGAGCGAGCTGGCCCGGCAGGCCCAGGACCTGGAGCAGGGACCCAAACTGGATCTGGGCTTCAAGGAGGGACAAACCATCAAGCTCAACATTGCTGTGAGGGCCTTTCTTTCCCAGCTGattccagcttttcctttgggtgCCAcgaggaagcagcagctcctccctgaaAACCCCAGGCATGGGCTGAGGGCAGAACCCATGGGGATAACATTGCCTGCAGGGGTTGTGGTGCAATCAATTCCTGCTGCCAAAACCAGGCCTGGGGGATCTGGAGAGAAATCCACCCCTGCTGTGACCCTTTGGATGCACCAGCTGTGGGACATCGCAGCAGTGCAGGATTTTATTCccaaattaaaacaatttgGCTTCCAGGGTTTTCACGCTCTGGCTCTGGATTTAAAGGCAATCCCACCCAAacttcctgctctcctttcagaacatgaagaaaaaagaaggagggacagggagcaccAGGCCAcgtcctgcagtgcctgggagtCTGAGCTTGCTCCCACCACCCCCTGGAGGAaaatccagctctggggagcgcccagccccgctccccacgcctgcccagctcccaggaaCCCCCATCACAGGTCTGTGCTCACCCTGAGCTCCTCAGGGGCTGCTGCGTCCATCAAAGGGGGGAGGCTGGCAGTGAGAGTGGGAAATCACTCCTGCTGTTGTTTCCTCTCTTCCTGACTTCCTGACAGACTCCCTGTTGTCCTGGCCTCagcccactgctgctcctgctgctgatgTCTGGGGAGACTTTGCCAAAGCTTCAGGGTGAGCaggagagggatttgggggggatgTGGATGCCTGAAAACCGCCTGGTTTTGCTGGAAAACCCCACTGGGGTGGGGGCACTGCTCCATCCAGTCCCAGCTTTGGGATTCAGAGGTGGCTCTGCCTCTGTGCTGCCAATTCCCTGAGTTTGGGTCCATCGACACTtcttgctctgctgctccaggagagtTTTGGGGTGCTCCTGGATGACCCATTTGCAGCTCAGTTTCCTCCCTGGATGCCTTTACCCTCTCTAAACAccattttccccctgtttttccCTCTCTATAGGTCAGCTTCCAGCCAGGCTCAGGGGAACACTGGCTGGGTTCAGTTCTGATCCCACCTTGACCCACCTTTCCCCATGTGGGTGCTGGGATCCTCAGGATTCTATGGGACCAAAGAAGCAGCCTCAGGACACCTCACTCCTGCCCTTACACCCACCCAGTGCCAGAATGCTGCAATAAGTGCTGGGAAGAAACAGCCACGTGCCTTAAACACTCCACACCAGGATCCTGGGAGACTTTGGAGGCTTCTCCTGTGGGAAAAACCATTAGGTCCCTCCCTCTCCTTGATAAGGAGGGAGAGCTCAGGGATTCCTCTGCCTTTTGCTCGTGCTTTTGGGCTGGATCAATCCTTCCCTGGGCAAGGAGCATCCTCCTGGATCCACTGAAACCTTTCCCTGCCAGGATGCCAAGCACcacctggatttttttctgagcacTTAACTGGGATGTGGGGAGCCTGATCCTGGTGTTTCCAAGCTGAAATTCCTAATTTCTTACTCTGGGAAGTTTGTTTTTATCCTCCTCTATTTTGAAGACACGATTTTTTACTCATTTCCATGGACATTTTATTAAGGACAGAATGGAGCCAAGCTCTtggacagagctggggctgagatCCCTcttgaaacaaataaatattttcttacctATTTATATTAAGGCTTTTCTGAGTACGAAATCCCACTTATTTTTATCCAACTCTTTGGattctcttttccatttccaaCTGGATAAAGGGCATTCTGCTTTCAGAGCTTtcccctgggcctggcagcgaCCCCAGGTGAGAATGTAACGCTTCTGAGTGAACAATAAAACGGTTTTGATGCCAGACTGgaacttttttcttcccctgggCGGGCTCGGAGCAGCCAGGATGAGCTTTTGTGATTCCCATTCCTTGCCGGTGCCGAGGGAATGGGATTGGACACGGAGCACAACAGAACCTGTTGCTTAGCAGTGGTTTCTGTTGGGAAGGACACCGGCAGGGGAAGGTAAGAGAGGaaatgaggggaaaaggaggggtTTTGGGACACAACTGCTGGGGGGTGCAACTGGAGGCAGCTCCCGCCGGGCTGGAGGCATCCGAGACGCGGTAAATCCTCAATCCCATCGGCCTGCTCCCCGTCCCGGGTAATCTCCGGCTCTCCGGGGCACAAAGGGCACTTTCCCTGCCGGGGGGCGAGCGAGCCCCTCCTGCCCGGAGCGTGCTTTGGGACCGCATCCATCCCTTGCTTCAGGGGCGGGGACGCCTCCAGCCCCCGtgctgggggatttgggggatttatGCCCACTTTTCCCTACCAGGGTGGGAACAGAAAGCCTTTAATTACGCGGGGGATAATTAAAGCTCCGGCGGGCGGGATGATCCGGGGTCCCGGCGCCATCCCCGCATCCCGGGGGTGTTAAAGCCGCTTCACCCCTTGGCAACCCCGGCTCGCTCC
This Ammospiza nelsoni isolate bAmmNel1 chromosome 22, bAmmNel1.pri, whole genome shotgun sequence DNA region includes the following protein-coding sequences:
- the NECAP2 gene encoding adaptin ear-binding coat-associated protein 2 yields the protein MAAEAEEEYESVLCVKPAVLVYRVPPRASNRGYRAAEWQLDQPAWSGRLRITAKGSTAFIKLEDKSSGELFAQAPVEQFPGIAVEGVTDSSRYFVIRIEDGNGRRAFIGVGFVDRGDAFDFNVALQDHFKWVRQQSELARQAQDLEQGPKLDLGFKEGQTIKLNIANMKKKEGGTGSTRPRPAVPGSLSLLPPPPGGKSSSGERPAPLPTPAQLPGTPITDSLLSWPQPTAAPAADVWGDFAKASGSASSQAQGNTGWVQF